A window of the Gossypium hirsutum isolate 1008001.06 chromosome A05, Gossypium_hirsutum_v2.1, whole genome shotgun sequence genome harbors these coding sequences:
- the LOC121229111 gene encoding putative disease resistance protein At3g14460, producing MHDLLMKSSLRALSLAGYKNINELPDDIGSLKHLRNLNLSQTSIKRLPNSLCSLYNLQALTLHGCNDLVELPRDMGRLINMLYLDIRETKLTRMPEGMGKLKDIRILTDFVLGDQTGSSINELGKLKHLRGRLAISRLKNVVNARDAKDANLKDKVNLKELKLTWDEYDEIDGDSTHDREVLEQLEPNTNLEHLVIGSYKGTRFPEWVGHFSFSNMVSLKLQDCKFCISLPPLGQLSSLKSLSISGFNGVEIVDEEFYSNGEALTKPFGSLEILVFEKMAGWEEWLCRSDEAFSLLQELRIRDCPKLIKSLPKHLPSLKKLKIANCEKLECLLPRTPSISELELEKCDALQLEPLPCGLRKLGIEGSNMNDSILEQMLQHCTYLDKLRISNCSDIRSLPEGTVSITLKKLRIDQCNAFDHSKIFLYTSLESLEVGGMKCGQLESFPFGSFPMVKRVDIWGCEDLKFISAALEGSHHQHLTCLNSLDILFWLNLISFQIEDGLSVTNLTRLALWSCESLKSLPEQMHSVFPSLEVLKIIDCPKIERVPKEGLPSKLKQITIFVTDKLIESLIRKREWSLHTLPSLTYFSLSYSGVEMECFPDEHLLPSSLTSLRINDLPNLKSLEYKGFQHLTSLCDLQIYNCPKLQSMPPNMLPPSLSYLEIRDCPLLEERCEKEKGKDWANISHIPVIQIGGELMI from the coding sequence ATGCATGATTTGTTAATGAAATCAAGCTTACGAGCGCTTTCTTTGGCTGGGTATAAAAATATCAATGAATTGCCGGACGATATTGGTAGTTTGAAGCATCTACGAAATTTGAATCTCTCACAAACTTCCATCAAAAGGTTGCCAAACTCTCTTTGTTCATTGTATAATTTGCAAGCATTGACATTGCATGGATGCAATGACCTTGTTGAGTTGCCGAGAGACATGGGGAGATTGATCAACATGCTTTATCTTGATATTAGGGAAACAAAGTTAACTAGGATGCCGGAAGGAATGGGTAAGTTGAAAGATATTCGAATCTTAACAGATTTTGTTTTAGGTGATCAAACTGGTTCAAGCATTAATGAGTTGGGAAAGCTCAAGCATTTACGTGGAAGACTTGCCATTTCAAGACTGAAAAATGTTGTAAATGCCAGGGATGCCAAAGATGCCAATTTGAAGGATAAAGTTAATCTTAAGGAGTTAAAGTTGACATGGGAtgaatatgatgaaattgatggtGACTCAACGCATGATAGAGAAGTATTGGAACAACTGGAGCCCAATACAAACTTGGAGCATCTAGTCATCGGAAGTTACAAAGGCACAAGATTTCCAGAATGGGTGGGGCATTTTTCCTTCTCAAATATGGTATCTTTGAAGTTGCAAGACTGTAAATTTTGCATATCTTTGCCGCCGCTTGGCCAATTATCATCTTTGAAATCTCTCTCCATTTCTGGGTTCAACGGAGTTGAAATTGTTGATGAGGAGTTCTACAGTAATGGAGAAGCTTTGACTAAACCATTTGGATCACTTGAAATCCTAGTATTTGAGAAAATGGCCGGGTGGGAAGAATGGTTGTGTAGGAGTGATGAAGCTTTCTCCCTTCTGCAAGAGCTACGCATCAGGGATTGTCCGAAGCTAATCAAGTCTCTGCCCAAACACCTCCCCTCTTTAAAGAAATTGAAGATTGCAAATTGTGAGAAGCTTGAATGTCTTCTCCCAAGGACACCAAGCATTTCTGAACTTGAGTTAGAAAAATGTGATGCATTGCAATTGGAGCCATTGCCTTGTGGGCTTCGAAAGTTGGGCATCGAAGGTTCGAATATGAATGATTCCATATTAGAACAGATGTTGCAACACTGCACTTATCTCGACAAGTTAAGAATCTCAAATTGTTCTGATATCAGATCCCTTCCTGAAGGCACTGTGTCTATTACACTGAAAAAACTGAGGATTGACCAGTGCAATGCTTTTGATCATTCCAAAATCTTCTTGTATACATCCCTTGAATCTTTGGAGGTAGGCGGGATGAAGTGTGGTCAACTGGAATCTTTCCCGTTTGGATCGTTTCCTATGGTAAAGCGTGTTGATATTTGGGGATGTGAAGACTTGAAGTTTATTAGTGCTGCTTTAGAGGGCTCTCACCACCAGCATCTAACATGTCTGAATTCTTTGGATATATTGTTTTGGCTaaatttgatatcttttcaaATTGAAGATGGATTATCTGTCACCAATTTGACCCGACTTGCGCTTTGGAGTTGCGAAAGTCTAAAGTCATTGCCAGAGCAAATGCACTCTGTCTTTCCATCCCTTGAGGTTTTGAAAATAATTGATTGTCCAAAAATAGAGAGGGTTCCAAAAGAGGGTTTGCCCtccaaattaaaacaaattacaaTCTTTGTGACTGATAAACTAATTGAGAGCTTGATTAGGAAAAGGGAATGGAGTTTGCATACACTCCCTTCTCTTACATACTTTTCTTTGTCATATTCAGGAGTAGAGATGGAGTGTTTTCCAGATGAACATCTGCTTCCCTCTTCTCTTACATCTCTCAGGATCAATGATCTTCCAAATCTAAAGAGTTTGGAGTATAAGGGGTTTCAACACCTCACCTCTCTTTGCGATTTGCAGATCTACAACTGTCCCAAGCTCCAATCCATGCCCCCAAACATGCTCCCTCCCTCTCTTTCTTATTTGGAAATTAGGGATTGTCCTTTGCTGGAGGAACGTTGTGAAAAGGAGAAAGGCAAAGATTGGGCCAACATTTCCCACATCCCTGTCATTCAAATTGGCGGTGAACTCATGATATAG